A stretch of Pomacea canaliculata isolate SZHN2017 linkage group LG6, ASM307304v1, whole genome shotgun sequence DNA encodes these proteins:
- the LOC112566016 gene encoding sialate O-acetylesterase-like: MVLQRGPQRAVLTGTATREGDTVTAQIVGHGSPVTGQVHGGKWKVKLPAVTEAGPFVIRVSSSEGQVTLNDVLFGDVWLCSGQSNMEFQMKQVMNSNAEIQKATQFTSIRFFKAQYQKSNTPLDTLLVALPWSLPNPQSLQSFSAVCWLFAEYLQPHLKYPIGLVEATWGGTTIEAWSPPEAVHACPAVHHSQPEQ; the protein is encoded by the exons ATGGTCCTGCAGCGGGGTCCCCAGCGAGCTGTCCTCACTGGAACAGCGACTAGAGAGGGAGACACCGTCACTGCCCAGATCGTGGGTCATGGGTCACCGGTCACAGGTCAGGTTCACGGCGGCAAGTGGAAGGTGAAGCTGCCCGCTGTGACAGAAGCCGGACCTTTCGTCATCAGGGTCAGCTCCAGCGAGGGACAGGTCACTCTCAACGACGTGCTCTTCGGGGACGTGTGGCTGTGCTCTGGGCAGAGCAACATGGAGTTTCAAATGAAGCAG GTGATGAACTCCAACGCAGAAATTCAGAAAGCCACTCAGTTCACGTCGATTCGCTTCTTCAAAGCTCAGTACCAGAAATCAAACACACCTCTGGACACTCTGCTGGTCGCCCTGCCATGGAGTCTCCCGAACCCCC AGTCTCTACAGTCGTTCTCCGCCGTGTGCTGGCTGTTCGCGGAGTACTTGCAGCCTCACCTGAAGTATCCCATCGGCCTCGTTGAAGCAACTTGGGGAGGCACCACCATCGAGGCCTGGTCTCCCCCAGAAGCTGTTCACGCCTGTCCCGctgtacaccattcacaaccgGAACAGTAA
- the LOC112567315 gene encoding sialate O-acetylesterase-like, translating to MIHPLLSLTIFGALWYQGESNWDQTDIYACQMKQLISQWRSQFNQQSMGETSQNFPFGYVQLAGYHNTQDVGAFPVLRWAQTGGHGYAPNPDQPRAFMAVAMDLPDFTSPYDPIHPRYKQDVAQRLVLGALNVAYGHSDVTFQGPFPTQFHVTGSGAQRTITIEYNNGRTSLDIRNTNGFAICCGGANAHSCAEHGTYWVDAPITSHQGSHVTIAASGCNANKVLGLRYAWRESPCNLKQCAIYAADTSLPAPPYLTNTLPA from the exons ATGATTCACCCGTTGCTCAGTTTAACCATTTTTGGCGCCCTGTGGTATCAAg GGGAATCGAACTGGGATCAGACAGATATCTACGCGTGTCAAATGAAGCAGTTGATCAGCCAGTGGAGGTCACAGTTCAACCAACAGTCCATGGGAGAGACGTCACAAAACTTTCCCTTCGGTTATGTTCAG CTGGCGGGCTACCACAACACCCAGGATGTGGGAGCGTTTCCTGTCCTGCGCTGGGCACAGACCGGGGGTCATGGTTACGCCCCCAACCCCGACCAACCCCGTGCCTTCATGGCTGTAGCTATGGACTTGCCAGACTTTACCTCACCTTACGATCC CATCCATCCTCGCTACAAGCAAGATGTCGCCCAGCGCCTGGTGCTAGGAGCACTCAACGTGGCCTACggtcacagtgacgtcacgttcCAGGGACCGTTCCCCACGCAGTTCCACGTGACCGGTTCTGGCGCCCAGAGGACGATAACCATCGAGTATAACAATGGCCGCACATCGCTGGACATCAGAAACACAAATGGATTTGCA ATCTGCTGCGGTGGAGCGAATGCCCACAGCTGTGCCGAGCACGGAACATATTGGGTTGATGCACCAATCACAAGCCACCAAGGCTCACACGTGACCATTGCCGCTTCCGGCTGCAACGCCAACAAGGTGCTGGGTCTGCGCTACGCGTGGCGAGAAAGTCCCTGTAACCTCAAACAGTGCGCCATCTACGCCGCCGACACCAGCCTACCCGCTCCTCCATACCTCACCAACACGCTACCCGCTTAA
- the LOC112566017 gene encoding sialate O-acetylesterase-like, whose product MVLQRGPQRAVLTGTATKEGDTVTAQIVGHGSPVTGQVHSGKWKVKLPAVTEPGPFVIRVSSSEGQVTLNDVLFGDVWLCSGQSNMEFAMSQVMNSSEEIQKATQFNVDSLLQSSVPEIKHTSGHSAGRPAMESPHHPYVTRHPGTLL is encoded by the exons ATGGTCCTGCAGCGGGGTCCCCAGCGAGCTGTCCTCACTGGAACAGCGACTAAAGAGGGCGACACCGTCACTGCCCAGATCGTGGGTCATGGGTCACCGGTCACAGGTCAGGTTCACAGCGGCAAGTGGAAGGTGAAGCTGCCCGCTGTGACAGAACCCGGACCTTTCGTCATCAGGGTCAGCTCCAGCGAGGGACAGGTCACTCTCAACGACGTGCTCTTCGGGGACGTGTGGCTGTGCTCTGGGCAGAGCAACATGGAGTTTGCAATGAGTCAG GTGATGAACTCCAGCGAGGAAATTCAGAAAGCCACTCAGTTCAACGTCGATTCGCTTCTTCAAAGCTCAGTACCAGAAATCAAACACACCTCTGGACACTCTGCTGGTCGCCCTGCCATGGAGTCTCCCCACCACCCGTATGTCACACGCCATCCAGGGACATTGCTTTAA
- the LOC112567314 gene encoding sialate O-acetylesterase-like: protein MIRPLLGLTIFGALWYQGEANWEQTDIYACQMKQLIGQWRSQFNQQSLGETSQNFPFGYVQLAPYQNTADMGAFPAIRWAQTGGYGYAPNPDQPHAFMATAMDLPDYTSPYDPIHPRYKQDVAQRLLLGALNVAYGHSDVTFQGPFPTQFHVTGSGAQRTITIEYDNGRTSLDIRNTKGFEVCCGGANAHSCTEQGTWWVDAPITSHQGSHVTIAASGCNSNKVLGLRYAWRTSPCNLKQCAVYSADTSLPAPIYITNTLPA from the exons ATGATTCGCCCTTTGCTCGGTTTAACCATTTTTGGCGCCCTCTGGTATCAAg GCGAAGCTAACTGGGAACAGACAGACATCTACGCGTGTCAGATGAAGCAGTTGATCGGCCAGTGGAGGTCACAGTTCAACCAACAGTCCCTGGGAGAGACGTCACAAAACTTTCCCTTCGGTTATGTTCAG CTGGCTCCCTACCAAAACACCGCAGACATGGGGGCGTTCCCTGCAATACGCTGGGCACAGACCGGAGGATATGGCTACGCCCCCAACCCAGACCAGCCTCATGCCTTCATGGCCACGGCAATGGATTTGCCTGATTACACCTCCCCTTACGATCC CATCCATCCTCGCTACAAGCAAGATGTCGCCCAGCGCCTGCTGCTAGGAGCACTCAACGTGGCCTACggtcacagtgacgtcacgttcCAGGGACCGTTCCCCACACAGTTCCACGTGACCGGTTCTGGCGCCCAGAGGACGATAACCATCGAGTACGACAATGGGCGAACATCGCTGGACATCAGAAACACGAAGGGATTTGAG GTCTGCTGCGGTGGAGCGAATGCCCACAGCTGTACCGAGCAGGGAACATGGTGGGTCGATGCACCAATCACAAGCCACCAAGGCTCCCACGTGACCATTGCCGCTTCCGGCTGCAACTCCAACAAGGTGCTGGGTCTGCGCTACGCCTGGCGGACGAGTCCCTGTAACCTCAAACAGTGCGCCGTCTACTCCGCCGACACCAGCCTACCCGCTCCTATCTACATCACCAACACGCTACCCGCCTAA
- the LOC112567311 gene encoding sialate O-acetylesterase-like, giving the protein MVLQRGPQRAVLTGTASKEGDTVTAQIVGHGSPVTTRVQGGKWLLKLPAMTLPGPFVIRVSSSEGQVTLNDVLFGDVWLCSGQSNMELHMDKIFNTTVEVQKGLQYKTIRFFHVPYEKSNTPLNSLLAGHSWSIPTTQSLQSFSAVCWLFAEYLQPHLKYPIGLIKASWGGTTIEAWSPPEACHACPTVHHSQPEPDCCPHSPIVIWNAMIHPILSMTIFGTIWYQGEANQDQPNVYGCQMKQLMSQWRSQFNKQSQGETSNSFPFGYVQLAAHSDTQQVGSFPALRWAQTGGYGYAPNPDQPHAFMAVAMDLPDFTSPDGPIHPRDKQDVAYRLMRGALNVAYGHSDVTYNGPFPSQFHVTGSGAQRTVTIQYDNGRASLSIRDTKGFEVCCGGASAHSCTDQGTKWVDAPITSHQGSLVTISASGCNADKVLGLRYAWRITPCHFKQCAVYAADTSLPAPPYLTNILPS; this is encoded by the exons ATGGTCCTGCAGCGTGGCCCCCAGCGAGCTGTCCTCACTGGAACAGCGTCTAAAGAGGGCGACACCGTCACTGCCCAGATCGTGGGTCATGGGTCACCGGTCACAACTCGGGTTCAAGGTGGCAAGTGGTTGTTGAAGCTGCCCGCTATGACCCTTCCTGGACCTTTCGTCATCAGGGTCAGCTCCAGCGAGGGACAGGTCACTCTCAACGACGTGCTCTTCGGGGACGTGTGGCTGTGCTCTGGGCAGAGCAACATGGAGCTTCACATGGATAAG ATCTTCAACACCACTGTGGAAGTTCAGAAAGGCCTTCAGTACAAAACAATTCGATTCTTTCACGTCCCGTATGAAAAGTCCAACACGCCGCTGAACTCGCTGCTTGCGGGCCATTCCTGGAGCATCCCCACCACCC AGTCTCTGCAATCGTTCTCCGCCGTGTGCTGGCTGTTCGCGGAGTACCTGCAGCCTCACCTGAAGTATCCCATCGGCCTCATCAAGGCGTCGTGGGGAGGCACCACCATCGAGGCCTGGTCTCCACCTGAAGCCTGTCACGCCTGTCCCActgtacaccattcacaaccgGAACC aGATTGCTGTCCCCACTCACCGATTGTAATATGGAATGCAATGATCCATCCCATACTCAGCATGACCATTTTTGGAACCATATGGTACCAAg GGGAGGCTAATCAGGACCAACCAAACGTCTACGGATGTCAGATGAAGCAGTTGATGAGTCAGTGGCGGTCACAGTTCAATAAGCAGTCTCAGGGAGAAACTTCTAACAGCTTCCCCTTCGGATACGTGCAG CTGGCCGCCCACAGCGACACCCAGCAGGTGGGATCGTTTCCCGCCCTGCGCTGGGCACAGACCGGGGGCTACGGCTACGCCCCGAACCCCGACCAGCCCCACGCCTTCATGGCCGTGGCTATGGATCTACCCGACTTCACCTCCCCTGATGGGCC cATCCATCCCCGCGACAAACAAGATGTCGCTTATCGTCTGATGCGGGGCGCGCTGAATGTGGCCTATggacacagtgacgtcacatacAACGGTCCGTTTCCGTCACAGTTCCACGTGACCGGCTCTGGCGCCCAGCGGACTGTGACCATCCAGTACGACAATGGACGAGCATCCCTGTCCATCAGAGACACCAAAGGATTTGAG GTTTGCTGCGGTGGGGCGAGTGCTCACAGCTGTACAGACCAGGGAACAAAGTGGGTGGACGCACCAATCACAAGCCACCAAGGCTCGCTGGTGACTATTTCCGCTTCCGGCTGCAATGCGGACAAGGTGCTGGGTCTGCGCTACGCGTGGAGGATCACACCTTGTCACTTCAAACAGTGTGCTGTGTATGCCGCCGATACAAGTCTACCTGCTCCACCCTACCTTACCAACATTCTGCCTTCTTAA